The following are from one region of the Acipenser ruthenus chromosome 19, fAciRut3.2 maternal haplotype, whole genome shotgun sequence genome:
- the socs3b gene encoding suppressor of cytokine signaling 3b yields MPPYIFPGQTSCSGTLVSSRCECSAMVTHSKFDTAMSCSPFDASPRLPPHRFKTFSSKHEYQLVITAIRKLQESGFYWSTVNGKEANSLLSSEPPGTFLIRDSSDNRHFFTLSVKTDSGTKNLRIQCDSYFFFLQTDPKSMQPAPRFDCVLKLIHHYMPSKVSAASAGNGKSSYFIYSSGEKIPLELLRPLSSSVSTLQHLCRKTVNGHLEVSSKLDQLPHTLKEFLQEYDAPV; encoded by the coding sequence atgcccCCATATATATTTCCTGGACAGACCTCCTGTTCTGGGACTCTGGTCAGTTCAAGGTGCGAGTGTAGCGCCATGGTAACCCACAGTAAGTTTGACACCGCGATGAGCTGCAGCCCCTTTGACGCTAGCCCGCGGCTGCCTCCTCACCGCTTCAAGACCTTCAGCTCCAAGCACGAGTACCAGCTGGTGATCACCGCCATTCGGAAGCTGCAGGAGAGCGGCTTCTACTGGAGCACGGTGAATGGGAAGGAGGCCAACAGCCTGCTCAGCTCCGAACCCCCTGGCACATTCTTGATACGGGACAGCTCGGACAACCGCCACTTCTTCACCCTCAGCGTCAAAACTGACTCCGGGACCAAAAACCTGCGCATTCAGTGCGACAGCTACTTCTTTTTCCTACAGACTGACCCCAAAAGCATGCAGCCAGCGCCCCGTTTTGACTGTGTCTTGAAACTGATCCACCATTACATGCCTTCCAAAGTCTCTGCGGCGTCTGCTGGGAACGGGAAGAGCAGTTACTTTATTTACTCCAGTGGAGAAAAAATTCCCCTCGAGCTACTCAGACCCTTGTCCTCAAGCGTTTCCACTCTGCAGCACCTCTGTCGCAAGACTGTCAACGGACATCTAGAGGTTTCTAGTAAACTGGACCAGCTGCCTCATACGCTAAAGGAGTTCCTCCAGGAGTACGACGCTCCAGTATGA